A stretch of the Bacillus sp. B-jedd genome encodes the following:
- a CDS encoding N-acetylmuramoyl-L-alanine amidase: MKIMLDAGHGYSTAGKRSPSGMREYEFNRAVANYAKKELETYQNVTVYFAHSDDRDVPLRERTDKANSLGVNVYVAIHANAYQDTWNSANGVDTFVYVTKPREAVELAQKVQRHLVAKTGLRDRGVKTANFHVLRETKMTAILSECGFMTNREEEALLRSDTYRMTCAKAIVAGIAEQYSLKKKPAPPKPAKTLYKVQAGAFREKTRADELVKKLTAKGYQAFAVKDKDSLYKVQAGAFTKKDNADALVKKLKADGFDAYVYAK; this comes from the coding sequence ATGAAAATTATGCTTGATGCTGGCCATGGCTATTCCACTGCTGGCAAAAGGAGCCCTTCCGGAATGAGGGAGTACGAGTTTAACCGGGCCGTTGCCAATTATGCCAAAAAGGAACTTGAAACCTATCAAAACGTGACTGTATATTTCGCCCATTCCGATGACCGGGACGTTCCACTCAGGGAAAGGACGGATAAGGCCAATAGCCTGGGCGTGAATGTGTATGTGGCCATTCATGCGAATGCCTACCAGGATACGTGGAATAGCGCGAATGGGGTCGATACGTTTGTTTATGTCACAAAACCGCGCGAAGCGGTTGAATTGGCGCAAAAGGTTCAGCGACATCTTGTCGCAAAAACCGGACTGCGTGACCGGGGAGTAAAAACCGCCAATTTCCATGTCCTTCGAGAGACGAAAATGACCGCCATCCTCAGCGAATGCGGCTTCATGACGAATCGCGAGGAAGAGGCTTTGCTCCGTTCCGACACGTACCGGATGACATGCGCCAAAGCCATTGTTGCAGGAATTGCCGAGCAATACAGCTTGAAGAAAAAACCCGCTCCACCCAAACCGGCAAAAACCCTCTATAAAGTACAGGCTGGAGCGTTTCGAGAGAAAACCCGCGCCGATGAACTGGTCAAAAAATTAACTGCAAAAGGCTATCAGGCATTTGCCGTGAAGGATAAAGACAGCTTATACAAAGTACAGGCAGGCGCATTCACGAAAAAAGATAATGCCGATGCGCTCGTAAAGAAGCTGAAGGCCGATGGGTTTGATGCTTACGTTTATGCTAAATAA
- a CDS encoding phage holin family protein: MRWLIGIGINAVLFMALAGYFQDDFQVTGVGAAIVASFVLSILNVLVRPVLILLTLPATILTLGLFLFVINALTLLMTDSLMGSAFEISGFGMAFLAAVIISVVNVIMQKFVFEEK; encoded by the coding sequence ATGAGATGGCTTATCGGGATAGGGATTAATGCAGTTTTATTCATGGCATTGGCGGGGTACTTCCAAGACGATTTTCAGGTGACAGGAGTCGGTGCTGCGATTGTTGCCAGCTTCGTGCTTTCAATCCTAAATGTGCTCGTTAGGCCGGTGCTCATTCTGCTTACTCTTCCGGCAACGATCCTGACTCTCGGCCTGTTCCTGTTCGTCATCAACGCGCTGACACTGCTGATGACAGACTCCCTGATGGGCTCGGCTTTTGAAATTTCCGGATTTGGCATGGCATTTCTTGCCGCTGTGATCATTTCCGTTGTGAACGTGATTATGCAGAAGTTCGTCTTTGAGGAGAAGTGA
- a CDS encoding DUF4097 family beta strand repeat-containing protein, producing MKEERKRILEMVERGNLSASEAITLLEELEKSTKSAGEKEQEIINELAVVVHDDQSKQSQDEGPYKSSSPKDKLFDLLETAIKKIRELDLDFNFGQSAEVSHIFHQNAVSLKDIDVSIANGSLKLVPWEQENVRADVQARVYRVDNQDEARKELLESVVFDVEDGRLRFIAQQKWMKVDAVLYVPDAAYEKVRAKLFNGPVSGENLTAADLKAKTGNGKVSFKNINGRKLEAETANGHIKVEGCDLEKLEAETINGAVNVGGSIRTADLRTFNGNIHCELKGSAEYITAKATTGAIDIFVPEGMAVDGELRSNLGGFQVDLDRIQLLEEKSEVIQKLLRFKTIQENGQQTRIAVETKTGSISIKKSILPMNQETEI from the coding sequence AGTCTGCCGGGGAGAAGGAGCAGGAAATCATCAATGAACTGGCGGTTGTCGTCCATGACGACCAAAGCAAGCAATCACAGGATGAAGGCCCCTACAAGAGCAGTTCGCCAAAGGATAAACTGTTTGACTTGCTTGAGACCGCCATCAAGAAAATCAGGGAGCTTGATCTTGATTTCAATTTTGGCCAGTCAGCGGAAGTCTCGCATATTTTCCACCAAAATGCGGTCAGCCTGAAAGACATTGATGTCAGCATTGCCAATGGGTCGTTGAAGCTTGTCCCGTGGGAGCAAGAGAATGTCCGCGCCGATGTCCAGGCAAGGGTATATAGGGTCGACAACCAGGATGAGGCGAGGAAGGAGCTGCTTGAATCGGTTGTTTTTGATGTGGAAGATGGCCGCCTGCGGTTTATCGCCCAGCAGAAATGGATGAAAGTCGATGCTGTCCTTTATGTTCCGGATGCAGCGTATGAGAAAGTCCGCGCGAAATTATTCAATGGGCCGGTTTCCGGTGAAAACCTGACTGCAGCTGATTTAAAAGCGAAGACCGGGAACGGTAAAGTGTCCTTTAAAAATATTAATGGCCGAAAGCTCGAAGCTGAGACGGCGAATGGGCATATTAAAGTGGAGGGCTGCGACCTTGAGAAGCTTGAGGCGGAAACGATCAATGGCGCTGTAAATGTCGGCGGTTCGATACGGACAGCTGACTTGAGAACCTTTAATGGCAATATCCATTGTGAGCTGAAAGGAAGCGCGGAATATATCACGGCAAAAGCGACAACTGGCGCTATCGACATTTTCGTACCGGAAGGCATGGCTGTTGATGGCGAACTACGGTCCAATCTCGGTGGTTTCCAGGTCGATCTTGACCGTATCCAGCTTTTGGAGGAAAAGAGTGAAGTGATCCAGAAGCTGCTCCGTTTTAAAACAATTCAGGAGAATGGCCAGCAGACAAGAATTGCAGTAGAAACGAAAACAGGCTCGATTTCGATCAAGAAATCAATTTTGCCGATGAATCAGGAAACTGAAATTTGA